In Thermorudis peleae, a genomic segment contains:
- a CDS encoding lysylphosphatidylglycerol synthase transmembrane domain-containing protein, producing the protein MKRWASMFAGISVFILLLGWGMTQTATRTALSTIRWLPALGALACATLSPVLHAWRWQRLLRVIRQPLSLSVAVHVTTWATLSNYLIPGYAWAPVKGVVARQIYGVRLARAVPTLLLEQALDVLGPLLAGLAGLALLPQARRISLATPSAAVAALLVVAVGILALAGWLAWRWSTRLQAWLSEAYQATRTLLRSPESYGWAFGLSLMRWTVDILSVWLAAAALHLALSVPAALLLAGAPVVAGMLVPIPGGLGVREASMVGLGYVLGYPTGLIATLAVLARGIALAGLGLAALVCQPWQEAGND; encoded by the coding sequence ATGAAGCGCTGGGCCAGCATGTTCGCCGGAATCAGTGTGTTTATCCTGCTGCTCGGCTGGGGCATGACGCAAACGGCAACGCGCACCGCCCTGAGCACGATCCGCTGGCTGCCAGCGCTCGGCGCGCTCGCCTGCGCTACCCTCTCGCCAGTGCTGCACGCGTGGCGGTGGCAGCGGCTGTTGCGCGTCATCCGCCAGCCTCTTTCCCTCAGCGTTGCGGTCCACGTGACGACCTGGGCCACGCTCTCGAACTACCTGATCCCCGGCTATGCCTGGGCTCCAGTCAAGGGCGTGGTAGCGCGTCAGATCTACGGTGTGCGTCTCGCGCGCGCCGTTCCAACTCTCCTCCTTGAGCAAGCGCTTGATGTGCTCGGGCCGCTGCTCGCTGGCCTGGCCGGGCTCGCGCTGCTCCCCCAAGCTCGGCGCATCTCGCTCGCGACGCCGTCCGCTGCTGTCGCGGCGCTGCTTGTGGTGGCGGTTGGCATCCTTGCGCTAGCGGGCTGGCTCGCGTGGCGGTGGAGCACGCGACTGCAGGCGTGGCTGAGCGAAGCGTACCAGGCCACACGCACGCTCCTCCGCTCGCCGGAAAGCTATGGCTGGGCGTTTGGACTCTCGCTCATGCGCTGGACAGTGGATATCCTCAGCGTCTGGCTCGCTGCAGCAGCGTTGCACCTCGCGCTTTCCGTTCCAGCGGCGTTGTTGCTCGCTGGCGCGCCGGTTGTCGCTGGCATGCTCGTGCCGATCCCGGGTGGACTCGGTGTGCGTGAGGCGAGCATGGTCGGCCTTGGCTATGTCCTTGGGTATCCGACTGGTCTGATCGCGACGCTCGCTGTGCTTGCCCGTGGGATCGCGCTTGCCGGGCTGGGCCTGGCTGCGCTCGTCTGCCAGCCCTGGCAGGAGGCGGGCAATGATTGA
- a CDS encoding glycosyltransferase — protein sequence MTVQPALVHSVTHRDRQPAAWSTPPRLLAIGTYFRDYPSNALLLAAARALGCSVTEVTTPVLAQLTDRLSPFHNLLRLGSLGFRVACAEAQLLWRASRRLVATHDVLFIGYPGQLDALLFGRLARASGKPLVYAPLVTLSETLVEDRAVVPPNSPRARLLRWLDRAALRAATVVIADTPEHARAMQALSGLPPSRFAIVPVGADDTLFDPERVSPAQRAAYRRQWPNADAEPLRVLFYGSFIPLHGTATIVQAIAQLSASEVSCVMIGAGQCWEQAYNLAADAALRHMRFRPPVPADELPHWIAAADVVLGIFGDTAKAAQVVPNKVYQAMAMGAALVTRESPAVRSLLQHDRTAVLVPPADPAALAAAIRRLRDPAFRARLGAAARETFLQQASAPVRQRLLQQALEMACARVRGDGGR from the coding sequence GTGACTGTGCAACCAGCGTTGGTTCATTCTGTCACCCACCGTGACCGCCAGCCAGCAGCGTGGTCAACGCCGCCGCGTCTCCTCGCCATCGGCACTTATTTTCGCGACTATCCCAGTAACGCGCTCTTGCTTGCAGCGGCCCGCGCCCTCGGCTGCTCGGTAACCGAAGTCACGACGCCCGTGCTCGCTCAGCTCACTGATCGGCTCTCTCCCTTTCACAACCTGCTCAGGCTAGGCAGCCTCGGCTTCCGCGTGGCATGTGCTGAAGCACAACTGCTGTGGCGCGCGTCTCGTCGCCTTGTCGCCACGCACGACGTTCTCTTCATCGGCTATCCTGGACAGCTCGATGCCCTGCTCTTTGGCCGCCTGGCGCGCGCGTCCGGCAAGCCGCTGGTCTATGCCCCGCTTGTGACGCTGAGCGAGACGCTCGTTGAGGACCGCGCCGTCGTGCCGCCGAACAGCCCGCGTGCCCGCCTGTTGCGCTGGCTCGACCGCGCTGCATTGCGCGCGGCAACGGTTGTCATCGCTGACACCCCCGAGCATGCTCGGGCGATGCAAGCGCTCAGTGGGCTGCCGCCGTCTCGCTTCGCAATCGTACCCGTTGGCGCCGATGACACGCTCTTCGATCCCGAACGTGTCAGCCCAGCGCAACGCGCCGCCTATCGCCGCCAGTGGCCCAATGCTGACGCCGAGCCGTTGCGCGTACTCTTCTACGGTTCCTTCATCCCCTTGCATGGCACAGCGACGATCGTGCAGGCAATTGCGCAGCTGAGCGCTTCAGAAGTCAGTTGCGTGATGATCGGTGCAGGGCAGTGTTGGGAGCAGGCCTACAACCTCGCGGCCGACGCTGCCCTGCGGCACATGCGCTTTCGGCCGCCGGTGCCGGCCGATGAACTGCCACACTGGATTGCCGCGGCCGACGTCGTGCTCGGCATCTTTGGCGATACCGCAAAGGCTGCGCAGGTTGTGCCAAACAAGGTCTATCAAGCCATGGCCATGGGTGCGGCGCTCGTGACGCGCGAGAGCCCAGCCGTGCGCTCCCTGCTGCAACATGATCGCACCGCCGTGCTCGTCCCACCAGCTGACCCCGCTGCGCTCGCGGCCGCGATCCGCCGCCTGCGTGACCCGGCATTCCGGGCGAGGCTCGGCGCGGCGGCCCGCGAGACGTTTCTCCAGCAAGCGAGTGCGCCCGTGCGCCAGCGTCTGCTGCAGCAGGCGCTTGAGATGGCCTGCGCGCGTGTACGGGGAGACGGCGGGCGATGA
- the groL gene encoding chaperonin GroEL (60 kDa chaperone family; promotes refolding of misfolded polypeptides especially under stressful conditions; forms two stacked rings of heptamers to form a barrel-shaped 14mer; ends can be capped by GroES; misfolded proteins enter the barrel where they are refolded when GroES binds), with translation MIQFSEEARRSLKEGVDILANAVKTTLGPKGRNVALDKKYGAPTVSHDGVTVAKEIELEDPFANMGAQLLKEAATKTNDVAGDGTTTATVLAQAIVHEGLRNIAAGANAMLLRRGIEIASKRVVDHLKSVAKEVRGREDIAHVASISAADTEIGNLIAEVMEKVGKDGVVTVEESKGLAFEVEYTEGMEIDRGYISPYFVTNSERMEAEVEEPFILITDKKVSAVSDLLPVLEKVLQVSKNFVIIAEDVDGEALATLVVNKLRGTLNALAVKAPGFGDRRKEMLRDIAILTGGRVISEELGRKLESATLEDLGRARRVVSTKDKTTIIEGYGRPEDIKARIAEIRAQIEQTTSDFDREKLQERLAKLAGGVAVIKVGAATEVELKEKKHRVEDALSATRAAVEEGIVPGGGVALLNAVSALDDLSDLEGDVRTGALIVKRALEEPLRGIVENAGLDGSVVIETIRRLQKEQNNPNIGYDVIREEYGDMLEFGVIDPVKVTRSAVENATSIAAMILTTEALITEKPEKEKTPAPSMEY, from the coding sequence ATGATCCAGTTCAGCGAGGAAGCACGGCGTTCCTTGAAAGAAGGCGTCGACATCCTTGCGAACGCGGTAAAGACGACGCTTGGCCCGAAGGGGCGCAACGTCGCGCTGGACAAGAAGTACGGCGCACCGACCGTCAGCCATGACGGCGTGACCGTCGCCAAAGAGATCGAGCTGGAAGACCCGTTTGCTAACATGGGCGCCCAGCTCCTGAAGGAAGCCGCAACCAAGACCAACGACGTCGCTGGTGACGGCACGACGACCGCGACGGTGTTGGCGCAGGCGATTGTCCACGAGGGGCTGCGCAACATCGCGGCTGGCGCCAACGCTATGCTGCTGCGCCGCGGCATTGAGATCGCCAGCAAGCGGGTGGTGGATCACCTCAAGAGTGTCGCCAAGGAAGTGCGCGGCCGCGAGGATATCGCGCACGTTGCGTCGATCTCGGCTGCCGATACGGAAATCGGCAACCTGATCGCCGAGGTTATGGAGAAGGTCGGCAAGGACGGTGTCGTCACTGTCGAAGAGTCCAAGGGCCTGGCCTTCGAGGTCGAGTACACCGAGGGAATGGAGATCGACCGCGGCTACATCTCGCCCTACTTCGTGACCAACTCCGAGCGGATGGAGGCCGAGGTCGAGGAGCCGTTCATCCTGATCACCGACAAGAAGGTCTCGGCGGTTTCTGACCTCCTGCCAGTCCTGGAGAAGGTGCTCCAGGTCAGCAAGAACTTCGTGATCATCGCTGAGGACGTCGACGGCGAAGCGCTGGCGACGCTGGTCGTCAACAAGCTGCGCGGCACGCTCAACGCGCTGGCCGTCAAGGCGCCGGGCTTCGGCGATCGCCGCAAGGAGATGCTCCGCGATATCGCCATCCTGACCGGTGGCCGCGTCATCTCCGAGGAGCTTGGCCGCAAGCTTGAGTCGGCAACGCTCGAGGACCTCGGTCGGGCTCGCCGCGTGGTCTCCACCAAGGATAAGACCACGATCATCGAAGGCTATGGCCGGCCCGAGGACATCAAGGCTCGCATCGCCGAGATCCGCGCCCAGATCGAGCAGACCACCAGCGACTTCGACCGCGAGAAGCTGCAGGAGCGGCTGGCCAAGCTGGCCGGTGGTGTCGCAGTCATCAAGGTCGGTGCGGCCACCGAGGTCGAGTTGAAGGAGAAGAAGCACCGCGTCGAGGATGCCCTGAGCGCGACCCGCGCCGCGGTCGAAGAGGGCATCGTGCCGGGTGGCGGTGTGGCGCTGCTCAATGCGGTCTCGGCGCTCGATGACCTCAGCGACCTCGAGGGCGATGTCCGCACTGGCGCGCTGATCGTCAAGCGGGCGCTTGAAGAGCCACTGCGCGGCATCGTCGAGAACGCCGGCCTGGATGGCTCGGTTGTGATCGAGACGATCCGCCGCCTGCAGAAGGAGCAGAACAACCCGAACATCGGGTATGACGTCATCCGCGAAGAGTATGGCGACATGCTCGAGTTCGGCGTCATCGACCCGGTCAAGGTGACCCGCTCGGCGGTCGAGAACGCGACCTCGATCGCGGCGATGATCCTGACTACCGAAGCGCTCATTACGGAGAAGCCGGAGAAGGAGAAGACGCCGGCTCCGAGCATGGAGTACTAA
- the groES gene encoding co-chaperone GroES, producing the protein MVLTSTKIRPLGDRVVVKPIQREEVTKSGIVLPDTAKEKPQRGEVIAVGPGRLTDDGRRLEMEVKVGDEVLFAKYAGTELKIDDEEYLILSEKDILAVLSE; encoded by the coding sequence ATGGTTCTAACGAGCACCAAGATCCGGCCGCTGGGTGATCGAGTGGTGGTCAAGCCGATCCAGCGGGAGGAAGTCACCAAGAGCGGGATTGTGCTGCCCGATACGGCGAAGGAGAAGCCGCAGCGTGGTGAGGTGATCGCCGTTGGGCCGGGCCGGCTGACGGACGATGGCCGCCGGCTGGAGATGGAAGTGAAAGTCGGCGATGAGGTGCTGTTCGCGAAATACGCCGGCACCGAGCTCAAGATCGATGACGAAGAGTACCTGATTCTGAGCGAGAAAGACATCCTGGCGGTTCTGTCGGAGTAA
- a CDS encoding pyridoxal phosphate-dependent aminotransferase produces the protein MEYVVADRVRQLRPSATLAVSDRARALRAQGIDVIDLGGGDPDFPTPAHICQAAADALFKGETHYVDSAGIPPLRRAIARKLATENGIQVEPDQIIVTPGGKAALFVSILALVGPGDDVLMFDPGWVSYEPMVVMAGASCRHVSLSIHDNYRITREAIEAALTPQTRVVILNSPNNPTGRVATREELEALAAVAQERNLIVISDEIYEKLVYDGREHISIATLPGMAERTLVVNGFSKAYAMTGWRLGYVAGPMPLIRQIMKVHSHSATCATSFAQWGAVTALEGPQDSIAAMVAAWDRRRRLVTEWLNAVPGFHCPLPEGAFYVFPDVSGTGLSGDEVATRLIEQAHVAVTPGSAFGTSGSNCIRLSVATADALLEEAVKRIARVFGG, from the coding sequence GTGGAGTATGTCGTTGCCGACCGTGTTCGCCAGCTTCGCCCTTCGGCCACCCTTGCCGTAAGCGATCGCGCCCGCGCACTGCGCGCTCAGGGCATTGACGTCATCGACCTGGGCGGCGGCGATCCCGATTTCCCCACCCCAGCCCATATCTGCCAGGCTGCGGCCGACGCCCTCTTCAAAGGCGAGACACATTATGTCGATTCAGCTGGCATTCCACCCTTGCGCCGGGCGATCGCACGCAAGCTGGCCACCGAGAACGGCATCCAGGTGGAACCAGACCAGATCATCGTCACTCCTGGCGGCAAGGCGGCACTCTTCGTCAGCATTCTCGCGCTCGTCGGCCCGGGCGACGACGTGTTGATGTTTGACCCGGGCTGGGTCTCGTATGAGCCGATGGTGGTCATGGCAGGTGCTAGCTGCCGTCATGTCTCGCTCTCGATCCACGACAACTACCGGATCACGCGCGAAGCGATTGAGGCTGCGCTGACCCCACAGACCCGCGTTGTCATCTTGAACAGCCCGAATAACCCGACGGGGCGGGTGGCAACCCGCGAGGAGCTTGAGGCACTGGCAGCTGTTGCCCAGGAACGAAACCTGATCGTCATTTCAGACGAGATTTACGAGAAACTGGTCTATGACGGCCGCGAGCACATCAGCATCGCCACGCTGCCGGGCATGGCGGAGCGAACGCTGGTTGTCAACGGCTTCTCCAAAGCCTATGCCATGACCGGCTGGCGCTTGGGCTACGTCGCTGGGCCGATGCCGCTGATCCGCCAGATCATGAAGGTGCACAGCCACTCGGCGACCTGCGCCACCTCATTCGCACAGTGGGGCGCAGTGACCGCGCTCGAGGGGCCACAGGACAGCATCGCCGCGATGGTCGCTGCCTGGGATCGACGGCGTCGCCTCGTCACGGAATGGCTGAATGCGGTGCCAGGATTCCACTGCCCCTTGCCGGAGGGCGCGTTCTACGTTTTCCCCGATGTCAGCGGCACTGGGCTGAGCGGCGATGAGGTGGCAACACGGCTGATCGAGCAAGCCCACGTCGCGGTGACGCCGGGGAGCGCGTTCGGCACATCGGGCAGCAATTGCATTCGGCTCAGCGTTGCGACCGCCGATGCGTTGCTGGAGGAAGCGGTCAAACGGATCGCCCGCGTCTTCGGTGGCTAG
- the selD gene encoding selenide, water dikinase SelD: MDKRDIVRLTTLAHCAGUAGKLGPEALAQVLRPLERYHDPHVLVGLQTSDDAAVYAVRDDLALVQTLDFFPPIVDDPFTFGAIAAANALSDVYAMGAMPILALNIAAWPDSLPLEQLADILAGGASKAAEAGIVVAGGHTVTDDEPKYGMVVTGVAHPQQIWTKAGAQPGDVLFLTKPIGTGAISTALKAGTVAPEHLDQAVASMLRLNKRAAELLHDFPVHACTDITGYGLIGHAMEVAQKSGVRLVIVAEAVPLLDGAVTYAQAGYLPGGMRRNRAYYAEGPGNLVDWDSAIPPVLWDLFFDPVTSGGLLFTLPPTAAEAAERAFAHAGEPLWRIGWVEPGLGIQVVTRDRP; this comes from the coding sequence ATGGATAAGCGCGACATTGTGCGTCTGACGACACTCGCCCACTGTGCTGGGTGAGCGGGCAAGCTCGGGCCCGAGGCATTGGCGCAGGTCCTGCGCCCGCTCGAGCGCTATCATGATCCGCACGTCCTGGTCGGTCTGCAGACCAGCGACGATGCGGCTGTCTACGCCGTGCGCGATGACCTGGCGCTTGTCCAGACGCTCGACTTCTTCCCCCCGATCGTTGATGATCCCTTCACGTTTGGGGCGATCGCTGCGGCTAATGCGCTGAGTGATGTGTACGCGATGGGCGCGATGCCGATCCTTGCGCTCAACATTGCAGCCTGGCCTGACAGCCTGCCGCTCGAGCAACTGGCCGACATTCTGGCCGGGGGTGCGAGCAAGGCCGCCGAGGCCGGTATTGTCGTTGCCGGAGGACACACCGTCACCGACGACGAGCCGAAGTACGGCATGGTGGTCACCGGCGTAGCACACCCGCAGCAGATTTGGACGAAAGCTGGGGCACAGCCCGGTGATGTGCTCTTCCTCACCAAGCCGATTGGCACAGGCGCGATCAGCACGGCGTTGAAGGCCGGCACCGTCGCCCCGGAGCACCTAGATCAAGCGGTTGCCTCGATGTTACGCCTCAATAAACGTGCAGCCGAGCTCCTGCACGATTTTCCGGTGCACGCCTGCACTGACATTACTGGCTATGGGCTGATCGGCCACGCGATGGAAGTAGCACAGAAGAGCGGCGTTCGCCTCGTGATTGTGGCCGAGGCAGTGCCGCTGCTCGACGGTGCCGTAACGTACGCCCAGGCCGGCTACCTCCCCGGCGGCATGCGCCGCAACCGGGCCTATTACGCCGAAGGGCCGGGCAACCTGGTGGACTGGGACAGCGCCATTCCACCAGTGCTCTGGGACCTGTTCTTCGACCCTGTCACATCGGGCGGGTTGCTGTTCACGCTACCGCCGACGGCCGCCGAAGCAGCCGAGCGCGCGTTTGCCCACGCAGGCGAACCGCTCTGGCGCATTGGCTGGGTCGAGCCCGGTCTTGGCATCCAGGTTGTGACCCGCGACCGCCCCTAG
- the rsmA gene encoding 16S rRNA (adenine(1518)-N(6)/adenine(1519)-N(6))-dimethyltransferase RsmA, which produces MVDRPARIRDQLSQLGLRPRKALGQHFLHDRGIVQRIVTTAQLMPGQLVVEIGPGLGMLTAALVERGAQVIAIELDADLAQYLTEHFAGQPVTIVHADALTVDYAALTGGQPYVVVANLPYNVATAILERLLTGQHPPERLVVMVQREVAERLAARPPQMSLLSVLAQTFTEPRIVFRIGPGAFVPPPKVESAVVTLDRRAEPLVPQAEQSDFFRVVQAGFQQRRKQLVNALAHGLGLPKPAVHAALQAAAIAPTRRAETLTIAEWLTLSRTLREQGTAHDVAG; this is translated from the coding sequence ATGGTCGACCGACCGGCACGCATCCGCGACCAACTGAGCCAGCTTGGCCTTCGTCCTCGCAAGGCACTCGGCCAGCACTTCCTACATGACCGCGGTATTGTGCAGCGGATCGTCACGACTGCGCAGCTCATGCCCGGCCAGCTCGTCGTCGAGATCGGCCCAGGACTTGGCATGCTTACCGCGGCGCTGGTTGAGCGAGGCGCGCAGGTTATTGCAATCGAGCTCGATGCTGATCTTGCTCAGTACCTCACCGAGCACTTCGCTGGCCAGCCAGTCACCATTGTGCACGCCGACGCACTAACCGTCGACTACGCGGCACTGACCGGCGGCCAGCCGTACGTCGTCGTCGCGAATCTACCCTATAACGTTGCGACCGCGATTCTTGAACGACTGCTCACCGGTCAGCATCCGCCGGAGCGACTGGTCGTGATGGTGCAACGCGAAGTTGCCGAGCGGCTCGCTGCCCGTCCGCCACAGATGAGCCTGTTGAGTGTCCTCGCCCAGACATTCACTGAGCCCCGAATTGTCTTTCGGATTGGGCCGGGCGCATTCGTGCCTCCGCCAAAGGTCGAATCGGCGGTTGTGACGCTAGATCGGCGGGCCGAGCCGCTCGTGCCGCAAGCTGAACAGTCCGACTTCTTCCGCGTCGTTCAGGCAGGATTTCAGCAGCGCCGCAAGCAACTCGTCAACGCACTCGCGCATGGTCTTGGCCTGCCGAAGCCAGCGGTTCACGCGGCCCTGCAGGCAGCGGCCATTGCGCCAACACGCCGTGCTGAGACACTGACGATTGCAGAATGGCTCACCCTCAGTCGCACGCTGCGCGAGCAAGGAACAGCGCATGACGTGGCAGGTTGA
- the ispE gene encoding 4-(cytidine 5'-diphospho)-2-C-methyl-D-erythritol kinase yields MTWQVELRRPLVLVAPAKVNLGLEVLGRRPDGYHDVVTILQTISCFDRIVLRPAPTLRYTPPPDIGSDDLVQRALDLLAAAGVRLQAAIHLTKVIPIAAGLGGGSSDAGTLLGALQYAGVPRTLLDEIARTLGSDVPFFLAGGTALARGRGTELEPLPTPSRWLVVAVPPLSLPAKTATLYGRLSPADYSDGHSTLAQAERLRRGQGLEPTHLRNAFARTLLEWPACRALVDQLAAAGATTCWPSGAGPAWFTVTEQWCAAWRLTWLLRQQGITAFSCHTVGADMNRPRAQAAFAQHS; encoded by the coding sequence ATGACGTGGCAGGTTGAACTGCGCCGCCCACTTGTGCTTGTTGCACCAGCGAAAGTGAACCTTGGGCTCGAAGTCCTGGGCCGCCGCCCTGACGGCTACCACGACGTCGTGACCATCCTGCAGACGATCAGTTGCTTCGACCGGATCGTGCTCCGCCCAGCCCCGACACTGCGCTATACGCCACCGCCCGACATCGGTAGCGATGACCTTGTGCAGCGTGCGCTTGACCTGCTCGCGGCCGCCGGTGTTCGGCTCCAGGCCGCGATTCACCTCACCAAAGTGATCCCCATTGCAGCCGGGCTTGGGGGCGGAAGCAGCGACGCTGGCACGCTGCTCGGCGCGCTCCAGTACGCTGGTGTCCCACGCACGCTGCTCGACGAGATCGCCAGGACGCTCGGGAGCGATGTGCCGTTCTTCCTCGCGGGCGGCACCGCGCTGGCTCGCGGACGAGGCACGGAACTGGAGCCGCTGCCGACGCCATCACGCTGGCTTGTGGTCGCTGTGCCGCCGCTCAGCCTGCCAGCCAAGACGGCAACGCTGTACGGTCGGTTGTCCCCAGCTGACTACAGCGATGGCCATTCGACGCTCGCGCAAGCCGAACGCCTGCGACGTGGGCAGGGACTTGAGCCGACGCACCTGCGCAACGCTTTCGCCCGGACGCTGCTCGAATGGCCAGCCTGCCGCGCGCTCGTCGACCAGCTTGCGGCGGCGGGGGCAACGACCTGCTGGCCGAGCGGCGCAGGGCCGGCGTGGTTCACCGTGACTGAACAGTGGTGTGCTGCGTGGCGGCTCACCTGGCTGCTTCGCCAGCAGGGCATTACCGCATTCTCCTGCCATACGGTTGGGGCGGACATGAACCGCCCGCGTGCGCAGGCAGCGTTTGCCCAGCACTCCTAA
- a CDS encoding ABC transporter substrate-binding protein: MHAHRVTRRMFLRTLALGLGASGAAGLLSACGGGATPTATPTTGMAAAQASPAATATSAAPAATQAAATPTRAATTSQPVKLTLLEHQKPRVDLLKSLLPKFEDAMKSQGKNITVELQEGPAEDSEFYSKLTLDFSAGTAADVTSFGYDRVAQFASSGYLLDLTQYVNAWPDWKAHFYEKLRQQVTQSDGKVYAIPREATIMELFYRKDILTQLNIPTTQPQSWKELLDRMTQATKATGKPSLLFPAGESWGGGTFAEGFIHLMLGTDSSLYQNGKWVVRSPGLTAVFTFYQQMVEAGVLPVQPLLNPEPWVPTKYQAFPKGDLLCTTGGTWSWIFDWGPKGAAPIDGLFDKVATWQFPTQNGNGTFVYGAVGWVWAASAKTKYPDAAWELIKWLASGEAMAQNAVTIGAAAPRDDIQSIAPYSQMPFLIDAEKQLTNSRSFSYPPGTDKIEQAVGEATQAVITKAKNGQQAADQFAQQATQLLGSSNVTTMS, from the coding sequence ATGCACGCCCACCGAGTCACCCGCCGAATGTTTCTCAGGACACTTGCGCTTGGGCTTGGGGCATCGGGAGCGGCCGGGCTCTTGAGCGCCTGCGGTGGTGGCGCAACGCCAACAGCAACGCCAACCACGGGCATGGCAGCTGCCCAAGCCAGCCCGGCGGCTACAGCGACATCAGCTGCGCCAGCCGCGACGCAGGCGGCTGCGACCCCGACACGAGCCGCAACGACCAGCCAGCCGGTGAAACTCACGCTGCTTGAGCACCAGAAGCCACGCGTTGATCTGCTCAAGTCACTCCTGCCGAAGTTTGAAGACGCGATGAAGAGCCAGGGCAAGAACATTACGGTTGAATTACAAGAAGGCCCGGCAGAAGACTCCGAGTTCTATAGCAAGCTCACACTGGACTTTAGTGCTGGGACGGCGGCCGACGTCACGTCCTTCGGATACGATCGCGTTGCCCAGTTTGCCTCCAGTGGCTACCTGCTTGATCTGACCCAGTACGTGAACGCGTGGCCAGATTGGAAGGCACACTTCTACGAGAAGCTCCGCCAGCAAGTAACCCAGTCGGACGGCAAGGTCTATGCCATCCCGCGCGAAGCGACCATCATGGAGCTGTTTTACCGCAAGGATATCTTGACCCAACTCAACATACCGACAACCCAGCCCCAGAGTTGGAAAGAGCTGCTCGACCGCATGACGCAGGCGACCAAGGCGACGGGCAAGCCCTCGCTGCTGTTCCCAGCAGGAGAGTCATGGGGTGGGGGCACGTTTGCCGAAGGCTTTATTCACTTGATGCTCGGCACCGATAGCTCACTCTACCAGAATGGCAAGTGGGTCGTGCGCAGTCCGGGGCTAACGGCAGTCTTCACGTTCTATCAGCAAATGGTTGAGGCCGGTGTGCTGCCGGTGCAACCGCTCTTGAATCCAGAGCCGTGGGTGCCGACAAAGTATCAGGCATTCCCGAAGGGTGATTTGCTCTGCACCACCGGTGGTACCTGGAGTTGGATCTTCGACTGGGGGCCGAAGGGAGCTGCACCGATCGACGGGCTGTTCGACAAGGTTGCGACCTGGCAGTTCCCGACGCAAAACGGGAACGGCACATTCGTTTACGGCGCAGTCGGTTGGGTCTGGGCAGCCTCAGCGAAGACGAAGTATCCGGATGCCGCGTGGGAGCTGATTAAGTGGCTGGCCAGTGGTGAAGCGATGGCCCAGAATGCTGTCACCATCGGTGCGGCGGCGCCGCGCGATGACATCCAGTCGATTGCGCCCTACAGCCAGATGCCGTTCCTGATTGATGCCGAGAAACAGCTCACGAACTCGCGATCCTTCTCCTATCCGCCGGGTACCGATAAAATTGAACAAGCAGTGGGCGAGGCAACCCAAGCGGTGATCACCAAGGCCAAGAACGGCCAGCAGGCAGCTGATCAGTTTGCCCAGCAGGCGACGCAGCTCCTGGGGTCGAGTAACGTCACGACGATGTCATAA
- a CDS encoding carbohydrate ABC transporter permease — protein sequence MQPVRTWRDAVFVIAFLFPALALLGLFIVWPAIWAFAQSLTNRSLTGPAALHPQFVGLENYRRLLQDSEFHASLGKSVLFVLLSAIIGQTVAGFFIAYLMARRPGWQLRFTPVFAAIFVLPLAAPETVAALAWASLTTGTPEGLLNRALSLVGAGPVQWLQQYAFPVIIVVNIWRGITFAMVFFAAAIESLPTSALEAAMIDGATAGQRLFRIVIPMLRPQILIFLMLTTITTFGIFGLVYFLTRGGPQNATEIIGIYVYKRAFQYFDIGLGSAASVVLLCLLLVLGLYYVRLMKEQV from the coding sequence ATGCAGCCAGTTCGCACGTGGCGTGATGCCGTTTTTGTCATCGCATTCTTATTCCCGGCGCTGGCGCTGCTCGGCCTGTTCATTGTCTGGCCGGCCATCTGGGCATTCGCCCAGAGCCTCACGAACCGGTCGTTAACTGGGCCGGCAGCGCTTCATCCCCAGTTTGTTGGACTTGAGAACTACCGTCGATTGCTGCAGGACAGCGAGTTTCATGCTTCGCTCGGCAAATCGGTCCTCTTTGTCCTGCTCTCAGCAATTATTGGGCAGACCGTTGCCGGGTTTTTCATTGCGTATCTCATGGCCCGGCGCCCGGGCTGGCAGTTGCGCTTTACCCCAGTGTTCGCAGCCATCTTCGTCCTGCCCCTGGCTGCTCCCGAGACTGTGGCGGCGCTGGCATGGGCAAGTCTCACGACCGGGACGCCTGAAGGGCTGCTGAACCGCGCACTCAGTCTGGTTGGGGCTGGGCCGGTGCAATGGCTGCAACAGTATGCGTTCCCGGTCATCATCGTGGTCAATATCTGGCGGGGAATCACCTTTGCCATGGTCTTCTTTGCCGCTGCCATTGAAAGTCTGCCGACATCGGCACTGGAGGCGGCCATGATCGATGGGGCGACCGCTGGCCAGCGGCTCTTCCGGATCGTCATTCCGATGCTTCGCCCACAGATCCTCATCTTCTTGATGCTCACGACGATTACCACTTTCGGCATCTTTGGGTTGGTCTACTTTCTGACGCGTGGTGGTCCCCAGAATGCGACCGAGATCATCGGTATCTACGTCTACAAGCGAGCGTTCCAGTACTTTGACATCGGCCTTGGGAGCGCGGCGAGCGTTGTGCTCCTCTGCTTGCTGCTCGTTCTTGGTCTCTATTACGTCCGCCTCATGAAGGAGCAGGTATGA